A genome region from Maridesulfovibrio salexigens DSM 2638 includes the following:
- a CDS encoding PAS domain-containing protein — translation MLNRKLSGLLKEQVISKVLFLCLVFFVTFAVIYVVDRVQLNYLNRYDREIENQQARSELGKAIMHRLLMVELGIARMIDTTDLRKVEVLNRDIHHSFSKLEDILSVLQGGGTFKNTFPANFYDRDEVDELISFHREKEAGYVLEVIDLNPKIYELEVATEGIYSVLRKLLGGDESPTLKKVHDALNFRVMQIEALILRARESSSKIFHETQTEIKRLSSLKEQATAGMNNFRLGVIVVSIPLCLFIFFRIIFNIRSILDDRETKARNLEEAKSAIEIILDSIPVGMVIVNENREVIKANSEALRLFGAESEEKVLGNRCDKVFCFSSEHNCPFSHNLGASYENEVKIKTAAGKDITVLKNAAYITLSGERLVLEAFMDISQRSEMERRLKDQQDYTNAVLQGVQAGVVVIAADTHTIADMNETAARLIGVNREEALGTVCHKYICPAEVGKCPVTDLGQDVDHAVRRLSNGKSILKSVVPFKRGEEAYLLESFVDITDRVSAEEQLKDAMETVDAASKAKSEFLSRMGLKLSTPLNTIVDFSDALLRDDDLTGKMRSDVDNIASAGHHLKEIISEVLDFSMVESERSPIDTEEDEQPEQVESGAPVPTILCIDDDPENINEMRKISSNWNGFTLVIRETVEKGLRAVSLLRPDIVLISDNLAGDIFEQVVDEVRAQGVDKWKPFVVLLGDGSVKGADSKLILPVTINGVQQIVTECKRA, via the coding sequence ATGTTAAATAGAAAACTTTCCGGCCTCCTCAAAGAGCAGGTTATCTCTAAAGTTTTATTTCTCTGCCTGGTTTTCTTTGTCACTTTTGCAGTGATTTATGTCGTGGACAGGGTACAGCTTAACTATCTGAACCGTTATGATCGCGAGATTGAGAATCAGCAGGCCCGTTCCGAGCTTGGCAAGGCGATTATGCATCGCTTACTTATGGTGGAACTGGGTATAGCAAGGATGATCGATACCACGGACCTTCGTAAAGTCGAGGTCCTCAATAGGGATATTCATCACAGCTTTAGCAAGCTTGAAGATATTTTGTCTGTGCTGCAGGGGGGCGGAACTTTTAAGAATACTTTCCCGGCAAACTTTTACGATAGGGATGAAGTTGATGAATTGATTTCATTCCACAGAGAAAAGGAAGCCGGATATGTGTTGGAAGTTATTGATCTGAACCCTAAAATTTATGAACTGGAAGTTGCTACAGAAGGTATCTATTCAGTTTTGCGGAAATTGCTTGGCGGGGATGAGAGTCCTACTTTGAAAAAAGTTCATGATGCGTTGAACTTTCGGGTTATGCAGATAGAAGCACTTATCCTCAGGGCCAGAGAGTCCTCCAGTAAGATTTTTCATGAGACTCAGACAGAAATAAAACGGCTAAGTTCGCTTAAGGAACAAGCTACAGCCGGAATGAATAATTTCAGGTTAGGGGTGATTGTTGTATCCATACCTCTCTGTCTGTTCATTTTTTTTCGTATTATTTTCAACATCCGTTCTATTCTGGATGACCGTGAAACCAAGGCTAGAAACCTTGAAGAAGCCAAATCCGCTATTGAAATTATCCTTGATTCAATTCCGGTCGGGATGGTCATCGTCAATGAGAACCGGGAAGTCATCAAGGCTAATTCCGAGGCGCTGCGTCTTTTTGGAGCCGAGTCTGAGGAAAAGGTTCTTGGTAATCGTTGTGACAAGGTTTTTTGTTTTTCATCAGAGCATAACTGCCCCTTTTCGCATAATCTCGGCGCCTCTTATGAAAATGAGGTAAAAATTAAGACTGCCGCGGGCAAGGATATTACGGTTTTAAAAAATGCGGCCTATATCACCCTGTCTGGCGAGCGTCTTGTGCTTGAAGCATTTATGGACATCAGCCAGCGTAGTGAGATGGAAAGACGTCTCAAGGATCAGCAGGATTATACCAACGCAGTGTTGCAGGGGGTGCAGGCCGGGGTTGTCGTCATTGCTGCCGATACCCACACAATTGCGGATATGAATGAAACAGCAGCCCGGCTCATCGGTGTGAATCGCGAGGAGGCTTTGGGAACAGTATGCCATAAGTATATCTGCCCGGCTGAAGTAGGGAAATGTCCGGTTACTGATCTTGGTCAGGATGTTGATCATGCTGTACGCAGGTTGTCCAATGGCAAATCTATTTTAAAAAGTGTTGTACCGTTCAAGCGGGGTGAAGAAGCTTATTTGCTGGAAAGTTTTGTGGATATCACCGACAGAGTCTCCGCAGAAGAGCAGCTCAAGGATGCTATGGAGACTGTTGATGCTGCAAGTAAGGCAAAATCAGAGTTCTTATCCCGGATGGGGCTCAAGCTGAGTACCCCTCTCAATACGATTGTCGATTTTTCAGATGCTTTATTGCGTGACGATGATTTAACGGGAAAGATGCGTTCTGATGTAGATAATATTGCTTCTGCCGGTCATCATTTGAAAGAGATTATCTCGGAAGTTCTCGATTTTTCAATGGTCGAATCCGAAAGATCACCCATTGATACTGAAGAGGATGAGCAGCCTGAACAGGTGGAATCCGGTGCACCTGTTCCTACTATTTTGTGTATTGATGATGATCCCGAAAACATTAATGAAATGCGAAAAATATCATCCAATTGGAACGGATTCACTCTGGTCATTCGTGAAACGGTCGAAAAAGGATTACGGGCTGTTTCTTTGTTGAGGCCCGATATCGTCTTGATCAGTGACAATCTGGCTGGAGACATATTTGAGCAGGTAGTTGATGAAGTTCGCGCTCAAGGTGTGGATAAGTGGAAGCCGTTTGTTGTGCTGCTGGGCGATGGCTCGGTTAAAGGAGCCGACAGTAAGCTGATCTTGCCAGTAACCATTAATGGTGTGCAGCAGATTGTGACTGAATGTAAACGGGCATAG
- a CDS encoding substrate-binding domain-containing protein: MSGCQQQKVEQKKELLIYCGITMIKPMTEIAGIIEQKYDCKVLITKGGSGNLLKSIKANKIGDLYLPGSGSYIQACLEQGLVTDTVHVGFNKAAMMVQKGNPKNIPANLDSMADKSYYVVIGNPESGSIGRETEKILTKKGIFAKVAGNVQMMTTDSKDLVRVLKDKEADLVINWYATSTWPENSDSLSVLPISDKYAGKKKLIIGLLRFSRYPEISKAFMEYASSAEGKAIFNKYGLYDVK; the protein is encoded by the coding sequence ATGTCCGGGTGCCAGCAGCAGAAAGTTGAGCAGAAAAAAGAATTATTAATCTACTGCGGCATTACCATGATTAAGCCCATGACCGAGATAGCTGGTATTATAGAGCAAAAATATGATTGCAAGGTGCTGATTACCAAGGGTGGATCAGGTAATCTTTTAAAATCCATTAAGGCTAACAAGATCGGAGATCTTTATTTGCCCGGCTCCGGTTCTTATATTCAGGCCTGCCTTGAGCAGGGATTGGTCACGGATACCGTTCACGTGGGATTTAATAAGGCTGCGATGATGGTTCAAAAAGGCAATCCCAAGAATATTCCGGCTAATCTGGATAGCATGGCCGACAAAAGTTACTATGTGGTGATCGGTAATCCGGAAAGCGGCAGTATCGGGCGTGAGACAGAGAAAATACTGACCAAGAAAGGGATATTTGCCAAAGTTGCCGGCAATGTGCAGATGATGACTACAGACTCAAAAGATCTTGTCCGTGTTCTTAAGGATAAAGAAGCGGACCTTGTTATCAACTGGTACGCCACTTCAACCTGGCCGGAAAACAGTGATAGTTTAAGTGTTCTGCCTATTAGTGATAAGTATGCAGGAAAGAAGAAATTAATAATCGGATTGCTGCGGTTCTCCCGCTACCCTGAGATTTCCAAGGCCTTCATGGAATATGCCTCCAGCGCTGAAGGCAAGGCCATATTTAATAAATACGGATTATATGATGTTAAATAG
- a CDS encoding YhdT family protein gives MEKHPKDWRFAQANKEALLTLGAYALYFIWWYVCAYGMGSGDPDQYEYVFGLPEWFFYSCIVGYPLITILLWALVRFKFKDMPLDEEVDEINEEKQS, from the coding sequence ATGGAAAAACATCCCAAGGACTGGCGGTTTGCGCAGGCTAACAAAGAAGCCCTGCTCACTCTTGGGGCTTATGCCCTTTATTTTATCTGGTGGTACGTCTGTGCCTACGGCATGGGCAGCGGAGACCCGGACCAGTACGAATATGTATTCGGGCTGCCGGAATGGTTTTTCTACAGCTGCATTGTTGGCTACCCGCTCATCACTATCCTGCTCTGGGCATTAGTCAGGTTCAAATTCAAGGATATGCCCCTTGATGAGGAAGTTGACGAGATCAACGAGGAGAAACAGTCATGA
- the panF gene encoding sodium/pantothenate symporter: protein MSNTMMTVIPVVIYLAMSFGVALWARKKAESTTSSKGFIEDYFIGGRSMGGMVLAMTIIASYTSASSFVGGPGVAYKLGLSWVLLAMIQVPTTFLTLGILGKRFAIMARKTDSVTITDFLRARYKSDAVVILCSVALIVFFMAAMLAQFIGGARLFQTVTGYPYIVGLVLFGVSVVLYTAIGGFRAVVLTDAIQGIVMVVAVVVILLAVINAGGGMENCIQSLKAIDPGLITPTGPKEAVPQPFTLSFWVLVGIGILGLPQTTQRCMGYRDSKAMHDAMIIGTLLIGFMILCAHLAGTLGRAILPELPAGDLAMPSLIVELLSPVWAGVFIAGPLAAIMSTVDSMLLLVSAAIIKDLYIHYRLKGDASRMTLVSLKKMSLICTVVVGLMVFVAAIEPPDLLVWINLFAFGGLEAAFLCPIVIGLYWDKANSTGAISSIVIGVGTFIALTIMKPAMGGVHAIVPTTLASLTAFVLGSYAGHSKTKSDRTPA, encoded by the coding sequence ATGAGTAACACAATGATGACCGTCATCCCGGTAGTGATTTATCTGGCAATGTCATTCGGCGTTGCTCTCTGGGCTCGTAAAAAGGCAGAATCCACAACTTCCTCCAAAGGATTCATCGAAGATTATTTCATTGGCGGCCGTTCCATGGGAGGCATGGTGCTGGCTATGACCATCATCGCAAGTTACACCAGCGCCAGCAGCTTTGTCGGCGGTCCCGGCGTGGCTTACAAGCTTGGTCTGAGCTGGGTACTGCTGGCAATGATTCAGGTCCCCACAACTTTCCTTACCCTTGGAATCCTCGGTAAACGTTTCGCTATTATGGCCCGCAAAACCGATTCCGTAACCATCACAGACTTTCTGCGCGCCCGCTACAAAAGCGATGCAGTGGTCATCCTCTGCTCTGTGGCCCTGATCGTATTTTTCATGGCTGCCATGCTTGCACAATTCATCGGCGGAGCAAGGCTTTTCCAGACCGTAACCGGATACCCGTACATCGTAGGCCTCGTACTTTTCGGGGTCAGCGTAGTCCTTTATACTGCCATCGGTGGATTCCGGGCCGTAGTACTCACTGACGCCATTCAGGGCATTGTCATGGTTGTTGCCGTGGTTGTTATCCTGCTGGCGGTCATTAATGCGGGAGGTGGCATGGAGAACTGTATTCAGTCCCTCAAAGCCATTGATCCCGGCCTGATTACCCCCACCGGCCCAAAAGAAGCTGTACCACAGCCGTTTACTCTTTCCTTCTGGGTGCTGGTCGGTATCGGTATCCTCGGCCTGCCCCAGACCACCCAGCGTTGCATGGGTTACCGGGATTCTAAAGCCATGCATGACGCTATGATCATCGGCACCCTGCTCATCGGATTCATGATCCTCTGCGCCCACCTTGCCGGAACCCTCGGACGCGCAATTCTTCCAGAGCTCCCGGCAGGCGATCTGGCTATGCCGTCACTCATCGTTGAACTGCTCTCCCCGGTCTGGGCCGGAGTTTTCATTGCCGGACCTCTGGCAGCAATCATGTCTACAGTAGACTCCATGCTGCTGCTGGTCTCAGCGGCCATCATCAAAGACCTCTACATCCACTATCGTCTTAAAGGCGATGCCTCGCGCATGACTCTGGTCAGCCTCAAGAAAATGAGCCTGATATGTACCGTAGTTGTAGGACTGATGGTCTTTGTGGCTGCCATTGAGCCGCCGGACCTGCTGGTCTGGATCAACCTTTTCGCTTTCGGCGGACTGGAAGCGGCTTTCCTCTGCCCCATTGTAATCGGGCTGTACTGGGATAAAGCCAACTCCACCGGAGCCATATCCTCCATCGTCATCGGCGTGGGAACCTTCATTGCGTTGACCATCATGAAACCTGCAATGGGCGGGGTACATGCCATTGTGCCGACAACATTGGCCTCACTGACCGCATTTGTACTCGGTTCATATGCCGGGCACTCCAAAACAAAGAGCGACCGGACTCCTGCATAA
- the phoU gene encoding phosphate signaling complex protein PhoU gives MDMHHPLKVYEEELADLQGLVLELGNLALDQLNKAIKTFEENDPEKAEAIVKMDEKINDLEHEVDKMSLMIITKMEPKAADLRYVLTASKIASDLERIADYAKSIAKKGKRGFAEEHAQHLGYVQHMGQELNAMLSSILEAFKELSVEKALDVWHSDSNVDALFKEGVTGMKDCVEAEDLEGKGFISLLFTMRCLERVGDHITNIAEHIYFIKYAEYFAGKK, from the coding sequence ATGGATATGCACCATCCTCTGAAAGTATATGAAGAGGAACTTGCCGACCTTCAGGGACTTGTCCTTGAACTCGGTAATCTGGCTCTCGACCAGTTGAACAAGGCGATTAAAACTTTCGAGGAAAATGATCCCGAGAAAGCTGAAGCTATCGTTAAAATGGATGAGAAGATCAACGATCTTGAACATGAAGTGGACAAAATGTCCCTGATGATCATTACCAAGATGGAGCCCAAAGCCGCCGATCTTCGTTATGTCCTGACTGCCAGCAAAATTGCCTCCGACCTTGAACGCATTGCCGACTATGCCAAGAGCATTGCAAAGAAAGGCAAACGTGGATTTGCCGAGGAACACGCCCAGCATCTGGGATATGTTCAACATATGGGTCAGGAGTTAAACGCCATGCTCTCCAGTATCCTTGAAGCATTCAAGGAACTGAGCGTGGAGAAAGCTCTTGATGTCTGGCACAGCGACAGCAATGTCGATGCCCTGTTCAAAGAAGGTGTAACCGGCATGAAAGACTGCGTGGAAGCTGAAGACCTCGAAGGGAAAGGATTCATCTCCCTGCTCTTCACCATGCGCTGTCTGGAGCGTGTCGGCGACCATATCACCAACATCGCCGAGCATATCTATTTTATTAAATATGCTGAGTACTTTGCCGGCAAGAAATAA
- the thiS gene encoding sulfur carrier protein ThiS, whose translation MIVKLNGKEAELAENITILKLLESKNLTPDTVVVELNMEIIPAENYGSTQINDGDHLEILRFVGGG comes from the coding sequence ATGATCGTAAAATTGAATGGCAAAGAAGCCGAACTGGCCGAAAACATCACCATCCTCAAACTGCTGGAATCCAAAAATCTCACACCGGACACCGTAGTTGTTGAACTCAACATGGAAATCATCCCGGCTGAAAACTACGGCTCCACACAAATAAATGACGGGGACCACCTCGAAATACTGCGCTTTGTAGGCGGAGGTTGA
- a CDS encoding thiazole synthase, with protein MNNDIFKLGGLEFNSRLLTGTGKYADDSVIPDVCEASGSQIITVALRRVDLESDTGNVMDFIPKHMQLLPNTSGARTAEEAIRIARLAKAMGCGNWIKIEVISDNKYLLPDGYETAKATEILAKEGFVVLPYVNADLYIARSLVDAGAAAVMPLGAPIGTNRGLKTREMVRILIDEIDLPIIVDAGIGRPSEACEAMEMGADACLVNTAIATASDPKMMAKAFGRAVKAGREAYLSGPGAKHSHAKASSPLTGFLHEG; from the coding sequence ATGAACAACGATATTTTCAAACTGGGCGGCCTCGAATTCAACAGCCGCCTGCTGACCGGAACAGGCAAATACGCCGACGATTCCGTAATCCCGGACGTATGTGAAGCTTCCGGTTCGCAGATCATCACCGTGGCCCTGCGCCGCGTTGACCTTGAATCTGACACCGGAAACGTCATGGACTTTATTCCCAAGCACATGCAGCTGCTGCCTAACACTTCCGGCGCACGCACAGCAGAAGAAGCGATTCGCATCGCCCGCCTTGCCAAGGCCATGGGCTGCGGCAACTGGATCAAGATCGAAGTCATTTCCGACAACAAATACCTGCTGCCCGACGGCTATGAAACCGCCAAGGCAACTGAAATCCTCGCTAAGGAAGGATTCGTAGTCCTGCCTTACGTAAACGCAGACCTCTACATAGCCCGTTCGCTGGTGGATGCCGGAGCCGCAGCAGTTATGCCGCTTGGCGCACCCATCGGAACCAACCGCGGCCTCAAGACCCGCGAAATGGTCCGCATCCTGATCGATGAGATCGACCTGCCTATCATTGTGGATGCCGGAATCGGTCGCCCTTCTGAAGCCTGCGAAGCCATGGAGATGGGTGCTGATGCCTGTCTGGTTAACACCGCCATCGCCACCGCATCCGATCCCAAGATGATGGCTAAAGCTTTCGGTCGGGCCGTAAAAGCCGGACGCGAGGCTTACCTTTCCGGTCCCGGAGCAAAACACAGCCATGCCAAGGCCTCCTCACCCCTTACCGGATTCCTGCACGAAGGATAA
- the thiH gene encoding 2-iminoacetate synthase ThiH, with amino-acid sequence MSFYPICAEYNDAPLAEQFGSVTEHDVRRALNKTTLSLEDFLALLSPAAIPFLEEMAAKASQLTLQHFGRTIQLFTPLYMANFCTNKCVYCGFNTKNNIPRSQLGPDELEKEAKAIAATGLKHLLILTGDARAKSSPEYIESAVEILRKHFPSVSIEIYAMTEEEYSSLVKVGVDGMTMFQETYNEELYPELHPAGPKHDYRFRLDAPERACKAGMRVVNIGALLGLDEWRHDALKTGIHAAYLQNKYPEVDIAVSLPRIRTHVGDAFTPKSLVSDTALVQNMLALRIFLPRCGITISTREAPDFRENILPLGVTRMSAGVSTEVGGHTCEEEEKVGQFDISDERSVDEMCAVLRKHGYQPVFKDWHPLQEAS; translated from the coding sequence ATGAGCTTCTATCCCATCTGCGCCGAATACAACGACGCCCCCCTTGCCGAGCAATTCGGCTCCGTAACTGAACACGATGTCAGGCGCGCCCTTAACAAGACAACTTTGAGCCTGGAAGACTTTCTTGCCCTGTTAAGCCCCGCAGCAATTCCTTTTCTCGAAGAAATGGCAGCAAAAGCAAGCCAGCTGACTTTGCAGCACTTCGGCAGAACCATTCAGCTGTTCACCCCGCTGTACATGGCTAACTTCTGCACCAACAAGTGCGTATATTGCGGCTTCAACACCAAAAACAACATTCCACGTTCCCAACTGGGACCGGACGAGTTGGAAAAAGAAGCCAAGGCAATTGCTGCCACCGGGCTGAAGCACCTGCTCATCCTCACCGGGGATGCGCGAGCCAAGTCTTCCCCGGAATACATTGAATCCGCCGTTGAAATCCTGCGTAAACATTTTCCATCCGTATCCATTGAAATCTATGCCATGACAGAGGAAGAATATTCTAGTCTGGTTAAGGTCGGCGTGGACGGCATGACTATGTTTCAGGAGACCTACAACGAAGAGCTTTACCCGGAACTGCATCCGGCAGGCCCCAAACATGATTACCGCTTCCGCCTCGATGCTCCTGAACGGGCCTGCAAAGCCGGTATGCGTGTTGTGAATATAGGTGCTCTGCTCGGCCTCGATGAATGGCGCCATGATGCCCTGAAAACAGGTATTCACGCCGCTTATCTCCAGAACAAATATCCCGAAGTGGACATCGCGGTATCACTGCCGCGCATCCGTACCCATGTGGGTGATGCCTTCACTCCGAAATCCCTTGTCAGTGACACTGCCCTTGTACAGAACATGCTGGCCCTGCGTATTTTCCTGCCCCGCTGCGGAATCACCATTTCCACCCGCGAGGCACCTGACTTCCGTGAAAACATCCTTCCGCTGGGCGTAACCCGCATGTCCGCAGGCGTCTCTACAGAAGTAGGCGGACACACCTGCGAAGAAGAGGAGAAAGTCGGACAGTTCGATATCAGCGATGAACGCAGTGTGGACGAAATGTGCGCGGTGCTCCGTAAACACGGTTACCAGCCTGTCTTCAAAGACTGGCACCCTTTGCAGGAAGCATCGTGA
- the thiF gene encoding sulfur carrier protein ThiS adenylyltransferase ThiF has product MNRTEQGIAKYLGEDRLRYLQAVRIGIAGAGGLGSNCAMHLVRSGFKQFVIADFDRIEKSNLNRQFYFMEQVGTDKVEALCNNLKSINPDLSITAHATAVSNENVHELFGDCDVIIEAFDGAAAKKALVETFLPTGKLLVTASGMGGTGNTDEIKTRKVRDNFYIVGDMKTECNAETPPLSPRVAICAAKQADIVLNHYLNKFQEAK; this is encoded by the coding sequence GTGAACCGCACAGAACAAGGCATAGCAAAATATCTCGGTGAGGACCGTCTGCGTTACCTGCAAGCGGTCCGCATCGGCATTGCCGGAGCCGGAGGACTGGGTTCCAACTGCGCCATGCATCTTGTCCGCAGCGGATTCAAGCAATTCGTTATTGCCGACTTTGATCGCATCGAGAAATCCAACCTCAACCGCCAATTCTATTTCATGGAACAGGTCGGTACCGACAAAGTTGAAGCCCTCTGTAATAACCTGAAGTCCATCAACCCGGACCTCAGCATCACCGCCCATGCTACCGCTGTCAGCAATGAAAATGTCCATGAGCTGTTCGGCGACTGCGATGTTATCATCGAAGCCTTTGACGGTGCAGCGGCCAAAAAAGCACTGGTTGAAACATTCCTACCCACGGGCAAACTGCTGGTCACGGCTTCAGGAATGGGCGGCACAGGCAATACGGATGAAATCAAGACCCGCAAGGTCCGCGACAACTTCTACATTGTCGGGGACATGAAAACCGAGTGCAATGCCGAGACTCCCCCCCTCTCACCGAGGGTAGCAATCTGCGCTGCCAAACAAGCCGACATTGTTCTCAACCATTACCTGAACAAATTCCAAGAAGCCAAATAG
- the thiE gene encoding thiamine phosphate synthase produces the protein MSIRKITRQNILDTDIYCLTALKFSKDRSNIEVVREMLDNGIKLIQYREKEIKSGQKYEECMEIRRMTREAGAAFIVNDDIDLAMMVGADGIHIGQEDFPVHAVRKLIGDEMAIGLSTHAPEEALAAVEAGVDYIGVGPIFKTYTKDDVVDPVGFEYLDWVVKNINIPFVAIGGIKEHNIAEVMNRGAKCVALVTEIVGADDIGGMIKDLRSAMPK, from the coding sequence ATGAGCATCAGAAAAATCACCCGTCAAAACATCCTTGATACAGATATTTACTGCCTTACCGCCCTGAAATTTTCTAAGGATCGTTCCAATATCGAAGTTGTCCGCGAGATGCTTGATAACGGCATCAAGCTGATCCAGTACCGCGAGAAGGAAATCAAGTCCGGTCAGAAATACGAAGAGTGCATGGAAATCCGCCGCATGACCCGCGAAGCAGGGGCTGCATTCATCGTCAATGACGACATCGATCTTGCCATGATGGTCGGCGCGGACGGCATCCATATCGGACAGGAAGATTTTCCGGTACACGCAGTACGCAAGCTAATCGGTGATGAAATGGCTATCGGCCTCTCCACCCACGCTCCCGAAGAAGCACTCGCCGCCGTTGAAGCTGGTGTAGATTACATCGGCGTAGGTCCTATCTTTAAGACTTACACCAAAGATGATGTTGTTGATCCCGTAGGCTTCGAATATCTCGACTGGGTAGTCAAGAATATCAATATTCCCTTCGTAGCTATCGGCGGTATCAAAGAGCACAACATTGCCGAGGTAATGAACCGTGGCGCAAAATGCGTAGCCCTTGTCACCGAAATTGTCGGCGCAGACGATATTGGCGGCATGATCAAAGACCTGCGCTCTGCAATGCCTAAATAA